The window CTGTCACACCCTTTCAGCAGAACTGCTCGCTGGTCTGGTGCACCAAGACCATGCGCGGAGTTCTGGTCGATCCGGGCGGAGAGCTGGAGAAGCTGAAGGTGGCGGTCGCGAAGGCCGGTGTGACGCTGGAAAAGATTATCCTGACCCATGGCCATGCGGATCACTGCGGCCAGGCAGGCATGCTGGCTAAAGAACTGGGGCTGCCTATCGAAGGGCCGCATGAAGCCGATCGCTTCTGGATCAGCCGCCTCGATGAAGATGGGCCACGCTTCGGAATGCAATGCGAAGTATTCGAGCCGACGCGCTGGCTCGATGATGGAGACACGGTGAGTTTTGGCGAGGTGACGCTGGAAGTCATCCATTGCCCCGGCCACACGCCCGGCCATGTGGTGTTCTTCCACCGCCCGACCAATTTCGCTTTTGTGGGCGACGTGATCTTCAACGGCAGCATCGGCCGCACTGATTTTCCGATGAGCGATCACCAGAGCCTGCTCGATGCGATCACGCAGAAGCTTTGGCCGTTGGGAGATGGTGTGACTTTCGTACCCGGCCACGGCCCGACCAGCACTTTCGGCAAGGAGCGCCAGAGCAATCCCTTCGTCGGCGACGCTGCGATGGCGAATAATTAATTCGGACAGCTGGCCGCTAGATTTCAACCCAAATCATGACGCATTTGCATTTCGCAACCTTATACTCTAGTAATTTCGGAAATTACAGAAATTACTAGAGAGGGCGTTTATGCGGATGCGTCGTGAAGCACAGTTAGCAACCAGAGACAGGTGCGAAGTAAACTGGATAGCATCCGACAGCGGTGCCGATGCTGTTAAGGGGAAGGTGCGCTGGGATCCCGCTCACTCCCTATGGAATGGCGGGATGCTGGTCGTTGCTGTGGCGTTCGGTGCGCAGACGTTCAGCTGGGGCGCATTCGCTGTTTTCGTCCTGCTTTCCGGCGCGTTCATCTTACTTGGCCACTCGCTCGGCTTTCACAGACTGCTGATTCACCAGAGTTTTCAGACGCTTAGACCGCTTCGCTATTTCCTGATCTGGTGCGGAGTAATGGCAGGGATGAGTGGCCCGCACTGGATCATCAAAACCCATGATTTGCGAGACTGGGCCCAACGCCAGGCAAAATGCCATCCCTACCTTTCGCATCGCTCGGCAATCTGGAAAGATGCTTGGTGGCAGTTACACTGTCGCCTTCAATTGAAGCGGCCCCCGCAATTCGATCTTGGCGAAGTCGGCAAAGACCGCTTCCTGCGTTTCCTTGAAGCCTCATGGATGCTCCATCAGCTACCGCTGGCACTCATCTTGTTCGCTCTTGGTGGATGGGGTTGGGTCGTCTGGGGAATCTGTGCCCGCGTCGCATCGACCGTCCACGGCCACTGGTTCGTTGGCTATCTCGCTCACCGAAGAGGGCCGCAAAGCAATCTTGTCCGCGATGCTGGCGTTCAGGCGCACGATGTCCCGTGGGCCGCGATCCCGACGATGGGGGAGGCCTGGCATAACAATCACCATGCCTATCCGGGGTCAGCAAAGATCGGCGTTTATCCGGGTCAAAGCGATTGGGGCTATGCCTTGATCGCGCTTCTGCAGAAGTGCGGTCTTGTCTGGGACGTTTGCCTCCCGAGAGATATGCCTGACCGTAAGCGCTCTCTCGAATCCGTCCTTTAAATCACCTTCACGCCTGCAAGGATCGCCGCGACCGCCACCCCCAGGGTCGGCAGGAGGGTGCACAGCATTCCAATCATCCGCAGCATGCCCGGCTTGTCAGAATTCAGGCCAATCGCATGAAAGACGCGCCCGACCAGAAACAGGCCTGCCGCCACACCCAGTAGCCAGCCCGAATGGTCGGTGATTTCCAGTACGAAGACCAGCAGCAGGAATAGCGGGGTGTATTCGGTGAAATTGCTATGTGCGCGCATCGCCCGCTGTAAGGTCACATCGCCGCCATCGCCATGCGCGATATTGCCTTTTTGCCGCGCGCGGCCGCAGCGCCAGAAATGCCACAGATTGATGAGCGCCGCGATCCCTGCGCTCAGCAGTGTGATATGAAGGTCCGCCATTGCGTTCTCCCGATTCGATCCCATTTGCAGCCTTAGCGGGGTGCACAGCGCTTGCAACGCACAGAAAAATCGGTATAGCGCGCGCCTTCGCCGTATCCTGCGAGATTGTTCTCCGCCGCGCTTGCGCGGGTGGAAGCCATCGCCTAGGGCGGCATCCAACAGTTTTTATCAAATTACAGGAACAGGTGCCGCCATGGCTGTCCCTAAGAGAAAAGTTTCACCGCATCGCCGGGGCAATCGCCGGGCTCACGATTCGCTCAAGGTTGAGGCATTCCACGAATGCTCCAACTGTGGCGAGCTGAAGCGCCCGCACATGCTTTGCAATGCCTGTGGCCACTACAATGGTCGCCAGGTTATTGAGCCCAAAGGTCTTTAAGACTTCGGCATTGGATAGGAGCGTTAGCGCATGAGTCTGCCGCGTATCGCGATTGATGCGATGGGCGGCGATGAAGGCGTGCGCGTAATGGTGCATGGCGCTGCCGAGGCGCGCCGTGACCATGACAAGTTCCGATTCCTGCTGGTGGGTGACGAAGCGCGGATCAAGTCTGCGCTCGACGAGCATCCCGGCATGGCTGCGGCCAGCGAAATCCTGCATTGCGATGAGGTTGTGGAGGGCGATGAAAAGCCCAGCCGCGCCATTCGTCGTGCCAAGACTACAAGCATGGGTCTGGCCATCAATTCCGTGAAGGAAGGCGTGTGCAGCGCTGCGGTAAGCGGTGGCAACACCGGCGCGCTGATGGCGATGAGCAAGCTTGCCTTGCGCACCATGCCCGGTATCGATCGCCCGGCGCTTGCGGGCCTTATGCCCACCCTTGGAGA is drawn from Aurantiacibacter sp. MUD61 and contains these coding sequences:
- a CDS encoding MBL fold metallo-hydrolase, with protein sequence MSNQAAINAAIVPVTPFQQNCSLVWCTKTMRGVLVDPGGELEKLKVAVAKAGVTLEKIILTHGHADHCGQAGMLAKELGLPIEGPHEADRFWISRLDEDGPRFGMQCEVFEPTRWLDDGDTVSFGEVTLEVIHCPGHTPGHVVFFHRPTNFAFVGDVIFNGSIGRTDFPMSDHQSLLDAITQKLWPLGDGVTFVPGHGPTSTFGKERQSNPFVGDAAMANN
- a CDS encoding acyl-CoA desaturase codes for the protein MRMRREAQLATRDRCEVNWIASDSGADAVKGKVRWDPAHSLWNGGMLVVAVAFGAQTFSWGAFAVFVLLSGAFILLGHSLGFHRLLIHQSFQTLRPLRYFLIWCGVMAGMSGPHWIIKTHDLRDWAQRQAKCHPYLSHRSAIWKDAWWQLHCRLQLKRPPQFDLGEVGKDRFLRFLEASWMLHQLPLALILFALGGWGWVVWGICARVASTVHGHWFVGYLAHRRGPQSNLVRDAGVQAHDVPWAAIPTMGEAWHNNHHAYPGSAKIGVYPGQSDWGYALIALLQKCGLVWDVCLPRDMPDRKRSLESVL
- a CDS encoding MAPEG family protein yields the protein MADLHITLLSAGIAALINLWHFWRCGRARQKGNIAHGDGGDVTLQRAMRAHSNFTEYTPLFLLLVFVLEITDHSGWLLGVAAGLFLVGRVFHAIGLNSDKPGMLRMIGMLCTLLPTLGVAVAAILAGVKVI
- the rpmF gene encoding 50S ribosomal protein L32, with translation MAVPKRKVSPHRRGNRRAHDSLKVEAFHECSNCGELKRPHMLCNACGHYNGRQVIEPKGL